From one Oscillatoria sp. FACHB-1407 genomic stretch:
- a CDS encoding DM13 domain-containing protein: MKLNRLAFSVTSALLFAVPVVGVPAFQSRGNAETLTPQVIAQSQSVAIATGTFVAGEAPTTGTARIVTENGHRYLELDAAFSTSNMGPDLHVLLDSTNRPPQSYTNLGSVINLGGLREYSGAQRYPIPDSIAIENFDSVVIWCRMANATFGYAPLNPATNASIRQ, translated from the coding sequence ATGAAACTCAACCGTTTGGCATTCAGCGTCACTTCTGCGCTCCTTTTTGCAGTCCCAGTTGTTGGCGTTCCTGCATTTCAAAGCAGAGGTAATGCTGAAACATTGACCCCCCAAGTCATCGCACAAAGCCAATCTGTTGCGATCGCAACAGGTACTTTTGTCGCTGGTGAAGCACCCACCACTGGCACAGCCCGCATCGTGACTGAAAATGGGCACCGTTATTTAGAACTGGATGCAGCCTTTAGCACCAGCAATATGGGTCCTGATTTGCACGTTTTGTTAGACTCAACCAACCGTCCCCCACAGTCCTACACCAACTTAGGAAGTGTTATCAATCTAGGAGGTCTACGGGAGTATAGCGGTGCTCAACGCTATCCCATTCCAGACAGCATTGCCATTGAAAATTTTGACTCTGTTGTCATTTGGTGTCGCATGGCAAATGCAACCTTTGGTTATGCTCCTCTCAATCCTGCAACCAATGCCAGCATTCGCCAGTGA